The sequence GTTGCATATATAACACTCAAGGCTCCTCAGGAACTCCCTGTGCCGAAGTATGACCTCCATGTTCCCAGTGATGCCGTAGACCTTTTTATCGTGCTTCACGGCCAGCCTAAGCACCTCAGAAGAGATATAGTCGTTCAAGTCAAGCTCCAGCACGATGCAAGAGGCCTCTTGGACAAGCTTTTCTCCCTCGTCACGAACGATAGCGTCCATTATCGAAAGGTCAGGCATCTGTGAAACGGAGCCCGCAAGCGCGCCCTTTTCGTCCATCACGACAAGCCACAGCCCCATGCCGGAATGCGCGCTTTTCCGCACTGCGCTCACATCAACGCCCTCTTTTGCAAGGCGCGCCAGCACCTCCGCGCCGAGCGCGCTGTCGTCCACGGACGATACGAATTTGACGCTGGCTCCGATCGCCGCCAAATCCTCAGCGACATTTCTTCCCACGCCGCCGTGGATGAATTTAACGCTCCCTACGTTCCTTCCGAAAGGGTCGTAGCGGT is a genomic window of Cloacibacillus sp. containing:
- a CDS encoding PfkB family carbohydrate kinase translates to MNAKTVVFGTVFMDCKGFAAYRYDPFGRNVGSVKFIHGGVGRNVAEDLAAIGASVKFVSSVDDSALGAEVLARLAKEGVDVSAVRKSAHSGMGLWLVVMDEKGALAGSVSQMPDLSIMDAIVRDEGEKLVQEASCIVLELDLNDYISSEVLRLAVKHDKKVYGITGNMEVILRHREFLRSLECYICNDAEAGRLFDAHVAASDPKTALAMLDEYIKKEKIKSMVITLGEHGAVYSDGSARGYCPAIPTKVVDSSGAGDAFFAGTMEALSRGCALSEAVEKGTKLASLTIQVIEPTCTSVIDRLF